From the Lysobacter sp. FW306-1B-D06B genome, one window contains:
- a CDS encoding RtcB family protein, giving the protein MNTQHTSFEFLHAQGAATPIKGWVHGVPVEDQARQQLRNITALPFVGPWVAVMPDVHLGIGATVGSVVPTKGAIIPAAVGVDIGCGMAAVRTTLRANDLPDDLSLLRNSIERSIPVGNGPGGEHRRIPDSVETALVRSELMARLAKIREKHPKIRPDKVDKQIGTLGGGNHFIEICLDEADAVWVMLHSGSRGTGNLIGTYFIELARRQLEKRVLGFHVPDRDLAFFLEGEALFDDYVEAVSWAQDYARANREAMMGRVLHEMRHRLPKFQTDRHAVNCHHNYVQREDHFGESVLVTRKGAVSAREGELGIIPGSMGARSFIVRGKGNADSFHSCSHGAGRVMSRTAARAQITLKQHREATAHVECRKDAGVIDESPAAYKDIDAVMAAQRDLVEIVHTLRQVVCIKG; this is encoded by the coding sequence ATGAACACGCAACACACTTCATTCGAGTTTCTCCACGCGCAGGGCGCCGCCACGCCGATCAAGGGCTGGGTGCACGGCGTGCCGGTGGAGGACCAGGCGCGGCAGCAGCTGCGCAACATCACCGCCCTGCCCTTCGTGGGGCCGTGGGTCGCGGTGATGCCGGACGTGCACCTGGGCATCGGCGCGACGGTGGGTTCGGTCGTGCCGACCAAGGGCGCGATCATTCCGGCGGCGGTCGGCGTCGACATCGGCTGCGGCATGGCCGCCGTGCGCACGACGTTGCGCGCGAACGACCTGCCGGACGACCTGTCGCTGCTGCGCAACTCCATCGAGCGCAGCATCCCGGTGGGCAACGGCCCGGGCGGCGAGCACCGTCGCATTCCCGACAGTGTCGAGACGGCGCTGGTGCGGTCGGAGCTGATGGCGCGACTGGCGAAGATCCGCGAGAAGCACCCGAAGATCCGCCCGGACAAGGTCGACAAGCAGATCGGCACGCTCGGCGGCGGCAACCACTTCATCGAGATCTGCCTGGACGAGGCCGACGCGGTGTGGGTGATGCTGCACTCCGGCTCGCGCGGCACGGGCAACCTCATCGGCACGTACTTCATCGAGCTGGCGCGTCGCCAGTTGGAGAAGCGCGTGCTGGGCTTCCACGTGCCCGATCGCGACCTCGCGTTCTTCCTGGAGGGCGAGGCGCTGTTCGACGACTACGTGGAGGCGGTGTCGTGGGCGCAGGACTACGCCCGCGCCAACCGCGAGGCGATGATGGGCCGCGTGCTGCACGAGATGCGCCACCGCCTGCCGAAGTTCCAGACCGACAGGCACGCGGTGAACTGCCACCACAACTACGTGCAGCGCGAGGACCACTTCGGCGAGTCGGTGCTGGTCACGCGCAAGGGCGCGGTGAGCGCGCGCGAGGGCGAGCTGGGGATCATTCCGGGCAGCATGGGCGCACGCAGCTTCATCGTGCGCGGCAAGGGCAACGCGGACAGCTTCCACAGCTGCAGCCACGGCGCCGGCCGCGTGATGAGCCGCACCGCCGCGCGCGCGCAGATCACGCTGAAGCAGCACCGCGAGGCCACCGCGCACGTGGAGTGCCGCAAGGACGCGGGCGTGATCGACGAGTCGCCGGCCGCGTACAAGGACATCGACGCAGTGATGGCGGCGCAGCGCGATCTGGTGGAGATCGTGCATACGCTGCGGCAGGTGGTGTGTATCAAGGGATGA